A region from the Natronorubrum halophilum genome encodes:
- a CDS encoding 5-(carboxyamino)imidazole ribonucleotide synthase: MTTIRTPGPTLGVVGGGQLGRMLAEAASPLGVEVVVLDPTPDCPAAPVVRDQIVADFDDEAGIRELAARADVLTFEIELADQNVLERVSEDSGTPVHPKPSTLETIHDKLVQKRDLEAAGIPVPPFREVEDADDIRDAIDDYGAPVMLKARTGGYDGRGNVPVESKDEAAEALESVAGPAMVEAFVEFEREISVIAVKGEDEIATFPVGENIHEDEILRETVVPARSSAAATERAYEVARDVLEVMDGRGVYGIELFESDEEILLNEIAPRPHNSGHWTIEGAHSSQFEQHARAVLGWPLGSTELRSPTALANLLADVEETQDAQLSDIDRVLETPGAHLHWYGKRQARPGRKMGHVTVSADDSDADVETLLETARELEGAVTFRS; this comes from the coding sequence ATGACAACGATACGGACACCAGGGCCGACGCTCGGGGTCGTCGGCGGCGGACAACTCGGACGAATGCTCGCCGAAGCGGCGTCGCCGCTCGGCGTCGAAGTCGTCGTGCTCGATCCGACGCCCGACTGCCCGGCCGCGCCCGTCGTCCGCGATCAGATCGTCGCCGACTTCGACGACGAAGCCGGGATCCGCGAACTCGCCGCGCGCGCGGACGTTCTCACGTTCGAGATCGAACTCGCTGACCAGAACGTTCTCGAGCGCGTCAGCGAGGACTCGGGGACGCCGGTCCACCCGAAGCCGTCGACGCTGGAGACGATCCACGACAAACTCGTCCAGAAGCGCGACCTCGAGGCCGCCGGGATTCCGGTCCCGCCGTTTCGCGAGGTCGAGGACGCCGACGACATCCGCGACGCCATCGACGACTACGGCGCGCCGGTGATGCTCAAAGCCCGCACGGGCGGCTACGACGGCCGCGGGAACGTTCCCGTCGAGTCGAAAGACGAAGCAGCGGAGGCCCTCGAGTCGGTCGCCGGCCCCGCGATGGTCGAAGCGTTCGTCGAGTTCGAACGGGAGATCTCGGTGATCGCCGTCAAGGGCGAGGACGAGATCGCTACCTTCCCCGTCGGCGAGAACATTCACGAAGACGAGATCCTTCGGGAGACGGTCGTCCCCGCGCGCTCGAGCGCGGCCGCGACGGAGCGAGCCTACGAGGTCGCGCGCGACGTTCTCGAGGTCATGGACGGGCGCGGTGTGTACGGAATCGAACTCTTCGAGTCCGATGAAGAGATCCTGCTCAACGAGATCGCCCCGCGCCCGCACAACTCCGGCCACTGGACCATCGAGGGCGCACACAGTTCCCAGTTCGAACAGCACGCGCGGGCTGTCCTCGGCTGGCCGCTCGGCTCGACCGAACTCCGCTCGCCGACGGCCCTGGCGAACCTGCTGGCCGACGTCGAGGAAACCCAGGACGCACAACTGAGCGATATCGACCGCGTGCTCGAGACGCCCGGCGCGCACCTCCACTGGTACGGCAAACGGCAGGCCCGTCCGGGACGCAAGATGGGGCACGTGACGGTTTCGGCGGACGATTCGGACGCGGACGTCGAGACGCTCCTCGAGACCGCGCGCGAACTCGAGGGTGCGGTGACGTTCCGGTCGTAG
- the tuf gene encoding translation elongation factor EF-1 subunit alpha has translation MSKDNPHQNLAIIGHVDHGKSTLVGRLLYETGSVPEHVIEQHREEAEEKGKGGFEFAYVMDNLAEERERGVTIDIAHQEFDTDEYDFTIVDTPGHRDFVKNMITGASQADHAVLVVAADDGVAPQTQEHVFLARTLGIDELIVAVNKMDIVDYSEETYREVVEEVTQLLNQVQFNTEDASFIPVSAFEGDNVAEHSENTPWYDGEILLEALNSLPEPQPPTDAPLRVPIQDVYTISGIGTVPVGRIETGIMNIGDSVSFQPSDVGGEVKTIEMHHEEVPQAAPGDNVGFNVRGLGKDDIRRGDVCGPADDPPSVAETFQAQIVVMQHPSVITAGYTPVFHAHTAQVACTIESIDRKMDPSSGEVDEENPDFIQSGDAAVVTIRPQKPLSIEPSSEIPELGSFAIRDMGQTIAAGKVLEVHERE, from the coding sequence ATGAGCAAAGACAACCCCCACCAGAACCTGGCTATTATCGGTCACGTCGACCACGGGAAGAGCACGCTCGTGGGGCGACTCCTCTACGAGACGGGGAGCGTACCCGAGCACGTCATCGAACAGCACCGCGAGGAAGCGGAAGAGAAGGGCAAGGGCGGCTTCGAATTCGCCTACGTCATGGACAACCTCGCCGAAGAGCGAGAGCGGGGTGTCACCATCGACATCGCCCATCAGGAGTTCGATACCGACGAGTACGATTTCACCATCGTGGATACGCCCGGTCACCGGGACTTCGTCAAGAACATGATCACCGGGGCGAGTCAGGCCGACCACGCCGTCCTCGTCGTCGCGGCCGACGACGGTGTCGCACCCCAGACCCAGGAGCACGTCTTCCTGGCCCGAACCCTCGGTATCGACGAACTCATCGTCGCCGTCAACAAGATGGACATCGTCGACTACTCGGAGGAGACCTACAGGGAGGTCGTCGAAGAGGTCACCCAACTACTCAATCAGGTCCAGTTCAATACCGAGGACGCCTCGTTCATCCCGGTATCGGCGTTCGAGGGCGACAACGTCGCGGAACACTCCGAGAACACGCCGTGGTACGACGGCGAGATCCTGCTCGAGGCGCTGAACAGCCTTCCCGAGCCGCAGCCGCCGACGGACGCACCGCTTCGAGTCCCCATTCAGGACGTCTACACGATTTCGGGGATCGGTACCGTTCCGGTCGGACGCATCGAGACCGGTATCATGAACATCGGCGACAGCGTCTCCTTTCAGCCCAGCGACGTGGGCGGCGAAGTGAAGACGATCGAGATGCACCACGAAGAGGTGCCACAGGCAGCGCCCGGCGACAACGTCGGATTCAACGTCCGCGGCCTCGGCAAGGACGACATCCGCCGCGGCGACGTCTGCGGCCCGGCCGACGACCCGCCGAGCGTCGCCGAGACGTTCCAGGCCCAGATCGTCGTCATGCAGCACCCGTCCGTGATCACGGCCGGTTACACGCCGGTCTTCCACGCGCACACGGCCCAGGTCGCCTGTACGATCGAGTCCATCGACAGGAAGATGGATCCCTCGAGCGGCGAGGTCGACGAGGAGAACCCCGACTTCATCCAGTCGGGCGACGCCGCCGTGGTCACCATCCGACCACAAAAGCCACTCAGTATCGAGCCATCGAGCGAGATCCCCGAACTCGGGAGCTTCGCCATCCGCGACATGGGTCAGACAATCGCTGCCGGGAAGGTCCTCGAGGTCCACGAACGGGAGTAA
- a CDS encoding NADH-quinone oxidoreductase subunit A translates to MNDWIAIGALALVGLLIPLGMMAVSYLLRPSVPETSKRATYESGEIPTGGTRIRFNIQYYMVALLFVVFDIETVLLFPWAVVYLDAVESDTVSLLGILGPMLLFVAILLVGLAWAWRNGAVQWAQTPRQAASDTDRQ, encoded by the coding sequence ATGAATGATTGGATCGCTATCGGGGCATTGGCGCTCGTCGGATTGCTGATACCGCTCGGAATGATGGCGGTATCGTACCTCCTTCGACCGTCCGTCCCCGAAACGAGTAAACGTGCCACCTACGAGAGTGGCGAGATTCCGACCGGTGGAACACGCATCCGGTTCAACATCCAATACTACATGGTTGCGCTTCTGTTCGTCGTTTTCGATATCGAAACCGTCCTCCTGTTCCCGTGGGCGGTCGTCTACCTGGATGCCGTCGAATCGGATACCGTCTCGCTGCTCGGGATTCTCGGACCCATGCTGTTGTTCGTCGCCATCCTACTGGTCGGACTCGCGTGGGCGTGGCGCAACGGTGCAGTACAGTGGGCACAGACACCGCGTCAGGCAGCGTCCGACACTGATCGACAATGA
- a CDS encoding DUF7344 domain-containing protein → MTPTTNRPLDCSDDPANSTQSDEALTLSQDEIFHILQTSRRRDVIDYLLDKSGPVKMGEIAEHVAAKENDTTVANLTSTQRQRVYIPLYQSHLSKLDEKGLIEYDKPRGIVRPTDEVEKFRPYLEATNEDIDRRAAGLSHSIVMRAAGDYNVPAICASISLLAAFAGGFVRISGVALGTLIVGLFVLARVATTVTTSRSSNRSIDTRSTH, encoded by the coding sequence ATGACGCCCACAACTAATCGCCCGCTAGACTGTTCCGACGACCCCGCTAACAGTACACAGTCCGATGAGGCGTTGACCCTCTCTCAAGACGAGATTTTTCACATTCTTCAGACGAGTCGGCGAAGGGACGTGATCGATTACCTGCTCGACAAATCAGGACCGGTCAAGATGGGGGAGATCGCCGAACACGTCGCAGCAAAGGAAAACGATACCACCGTGGCGAACCTCACCTCCACGCAGCGCCAGCGGGTCTACATTCCGCTGTACCAGTCGCACCTCTCGAAGCTCGACGAGAAGGGACTCATCGAGTACGACAAGCCCCGCGGGATCGTGCGACCGACCGACGAGGTCGAGAAGTTTCGTCCCTATCTCGAGGCGACAAACGAGGATATCGATCGGCGGGCGGCCGGACTGTCCCATTCCATCGTCATGCGCGCTGCCGGGGACTACAACGTTCCGGCCATCTGTGCGAGTATTAGCCTGTTAGCCGCCTTCGCGGGTGGTTTCGTTCGAATCTCCGGAGTGGCCCTCGGGACGCTCATCGTCGGCCTGTTCGTACTGGCCAGAGTCGCGACGACCGTCACGACCTCACGCTCATCGAACCGGTCAATCGACACGCGCTCGACGCATTGA
- a CDS encoding NADH-quinone oxidoreductase subunit D: protein MSTGLTRRSQPPIEVSEDELEALIGDRALARDDHLNAPGFVIRPDAVQDVLTDLRDEAGFDHLSCLTAQEYADRYESIYHMKKYADPTQEVSIVVPTSTDDPVSQSAEPVFRTADWHEREAFDLVGIDYEGHPDPRRILLPETWQGHPLSRGYDQEKPQVVTLTEHANPIQPDHHEAESDTMFLNIGPHHPATHGVLHIKTVLDGETVVDVDPDIGYLHRCEEQMCQNGTYRHQIMPYPDRWDYVSAGLLNEWAYARAAEDLADIDVPEYAQIIRTMGAELCRIASHMLALATFALDVYGDFTAVFQYGMRDREVIQDILEDLTGQRLMFNYFRLGGVAWDLPEPREEFVAKTRDFLDELPAKVDEYNALITGNEIFQVRCHDTGILEPEMAKEYGCTGPVARGSGIDYDLRRDDPYGYYENLEWDVVTEDGCDNYSRVLVRMQEVEESAKIIEQCLDLLEEWPEDEREVQANVPRTLKPDADTEVYRAVEGAKGELGIYMRSDGTDKPGRFKIRSPCFHNLSALEVMSEGEYIPDLIASLGSLDIVLGEVDR, encoded by the coding sequence ATGAGCACGGGACTCACGCGACGGTCACAGCCGCCGATCGAAGTCAGCGAGGACGAACTCGAGGCGCTGATCGGTGATCGCGCGCTCGCACGCGACGATCACCTGAACGCTCCTGGTTTCGTTATTCGACCGGACGCCGTTCAGGACGTTCTCACGGACCTCAGAGACGAGGCAGGGTTCGATCACCTCTCCTGTCTCACCGCCCAGGAGTACGCGGATCGGTACGAATCGATCTACCACATGAAGAAGTACGCCGATCCGACCCAGGAGGTCTCGATCGTCGTCCCGACGTCGACAGACGACCCGGTTAGCCAGTCGGCCGAACCGGTGTTCCGGACCGCGGACTGGCACGAACGCGAGGCGTTCGATCTCGTCGGCATCGACTACGAGGGCCATCCGGATCCGCGCCGGATCCTCCTGCCCGAGACGTGGCAGGGCCATCCGCTCTCGCGGGGATACGATCAGGAAAAGCCGCAGGTCGTCACCCTCACGGAGCACGCGAACCCGATCCAGCCCGATCACCACGAGGCCGAGTCGGACACGATGTTCTTGAACATCGGACCCCACCACCCGGCGACCCACGGCGTGCTCCACATCAAGACGGTGCTCGACGGCGAGACCGTCGTCGACGTCGATCCCGACATCGGCTATCTCCACCGCTGTGAGGAACAGATGTGCCAAAACGGCACGTATCGCCACCAGATCATGCCCTATCCCGACCGCTGGGATTACGTCTCGGCGGGGCTGTTAAACGAGTGGGCCTACGCTCGCGCAGCCGAGGATCTGGCCGATATCGACGTCCCCGAGTACGCCCAGATCATCCGCACGATGGGCGCTGAGCTGTGCCGGATCGCATCGCACATGCTCGCGCTGGCCACGTTCGCACTGGACGTCTACGGCGACTTCACCGCGGTGTTCCAGTACGGGATGCGCGACCGCGAGGTCATTCAGGACATCCTCGAGGATCTGACCGGACAGCGGCTGATGTTCAACTACTTCCGGCTCGGCGGGGTCGCCTGGGATCTGCCCGAACCCCGCGAGGAGTTCGTCGCGAAGACGCGTGACTTCCTCGACGAACTGCCGGCGAAGGTCGACGAGTACAACGCTCTCATCACCGGCAACGAGATCTTCCAGGTCCGGTGTCACGACACCGGGATCCTAGAACCCGAGATGGCCAAGGAGTACGGCTGTACCGGCCCCGTCGCCCGCGGCTCGGGGATCGACTACGATCTCCGACGCGACGACCCCTACGGTTACTACGAGAACCTCGAGTGGGACGTCGTCACCGAAGACGGCTGCGACAACTACAGTCGCGTCCTCGTGCGCATGCAGGAAGTCGAGGAATCGGCCAAGATCATCGAGCAGTGTCTCGACTTGCTCGAGGAGTGGCCCGAAGACGAACGGGAGGTTCAGGCGAACGTGCCACGAACCCTGAAACCCGATGCCGACACCGAAGTCTACCGCGCCGTGGAAGGCGCGAAGGGCGAACTCGGAATCTACATGCGGTCCGACGGGACGGACAAACCCGGTCGGTTCAAGATTCGGAGCCCGTGTTTCCACAACCTCTCGGCGCTCGAGGTCATGTCCGAAGGGGAGTACATTCCCGATCTGATCGCCTCGCTCGGTAGTCTCGATATCGTTCTTGGGGAGGTGGATCGGTAA
- a CDS encoding NADH-quinone oxidoreductase subunit B: MSSNNPRQSIHDSTAPSTDTRDSRIGEGPDDRFNSKLREAFGSTPFILTKFDKFMNWVRGNSMFMLQFGIACCSIEMMHTYAIKHDLDRFGAGVPRASPRQADVMIVPGTIVSKFGPRMKRVYDQMPEPKFVVGMGSCTISGGPFQEGYNVVKGAEEIIPIDIHVPGCPPRPEALIYGVAKLQERIQNGESSPVVVKPYELEQFGDLPKDELVQKLASEIDEDDLVMRYNWADSP, encoded by the coding sequence ATGAGTAGCAACAATCCACGACAATCGATCCACGATAGCACCGCCCCGTCGACGGATACCCGCGACTCGCGGATCGGCGAAGGACCCGACGACCGGTTCAACTCCAAGCTTCGGGAGGCCTTCGGCTCGACGCCGTTCATCCTCACGAAGTTCGACAAGTTCATGAACTGGGTACGGGGGAACTCGATGTTCATGCTGCAGTTCGGGATCGCCTGTTGCAGCATCGAGATGATGCACACGTACGCGATCAAACACGACCTCGATCGCTTCGGTGCCGGCGTTCCTCGCGCCTCACCGCGACAGGCCGATGTGATGATCGTTCCGGGGACGATCGTCTCGAAGTTCGGCCCCCGCATGAAACGCGTCTACGACCAGATGCCCGAGCCCAAGTTCGTCGTCGGTATGGGCTCGTGTACGATCTCCGGCGGCCCCTTCCAGGAGGGCTACAACGTCGTCAAGGGTGCCGAGGAGATCATCCCGATCGACATCCACGTTCCTGGCTGTCCGCCCCGACCGGAGGCGCTCATCTACGGCGTCGCCAAACTCCAAGAGCGGATCCAGAACGGCGAATCGTCACCGGTCGTCGTCAAACCCTACGAACTCGAGCAGTTCGGCGACCTTCCGAAGGACGAACTCGTCCAGAAACTCGCGAGCGAAATCGACGAAGACGACCTCGTCATGCGCTACAACTGGGCTGATTCGCCATGA
- the ribH gene encoding 6,7-dimethyl-8-ribityllumazine synthase — MTTLGLVVAEFNRPITEQMEDAALEAANAAGAEVYETVTVPGVYDAPLAADRLARLEAVDAVAVIGTVITGDTDHDQVITDATAQRLSDVCLERDTPVTLGVTGPGMSAAEARERVANAAKAVDGALDLVEQLPDPDTDSASQ, encoded by the coding sequence ATGACCACGCTCGGACTGGTGGTCGCGGAATTCAACCGTCCGATCACCGAGCAGATGGAAGACGCCGCCCTCGAGGCCGCCAACGCCGCGGGTGCCGAGGTGTACGAGACGGTCACCGTTCCGGGCGTGTACGACGCGCCCCTCGCGGCGGACCGACTCGCCCGCCTCGAGGCCGTCGACGCCGTGGCCGTCATCGGGACGGTCATCACCGGCGACACCGATCACGATCAGGTGATCACCGACGCGACCGCTCAGCGACTCTCCGATGTGTGTCTCGAGCGTGACACCCCTGTCACACTCGGCGTGACTGGCCCCGGCATGTCCGCCGCCGAAGCGCGCGAGCGCGTCGCAAACGCGGCGAAAGCCGTCGACGGGGCGCTCGACCTCGTCGAACAACTTCCCGATCCAGATACCGATTCAGCCTCACAATGA
- a CDS encoding pyridoxal phosphate-dependent aminotransferase: MTMEFTDRLTRVEPSATLAISALATELEADGADVVDLSVGEPDFPTPQNIIDAGQDAMDAGHTGYTTSAGILELREAIADKLAADGLDHGPENIIVTPGAKQALYEIVQALIQEGDEVVLLDPAWVSYEAMVKMAGGDLTRVDLSDSAFQLEPALDDLADAVSDDTELLIVNSPSNPTGAVYSDAALEGVRDLAVEHDITVISDEIYKEITYGVEPTSLGTLEGMADRTITVNGFSKAYSMTGWRLGYFAGPEELIEQAGKLHSHSVSSAVNFVQHAGIDALENTDEAVAEMTEAFEERRDLVVDLLDEHDVDVAVPEGAFYMMLPVADDDQAWCEGAIEDAHVATVPGSAFGTPGYARISYAASEARLEEGIERLAEEGYL, encoded by the coding sequence ATGACGATGGAATTTACCGACCGCCTGACCCGAGTCGAACCGTCCGCAACGCTCGCCATCTCCGCGCTCGCCACCGAACTCGAGGCCGACGGCGCAGACGTCGTCGACCTCTCCGTCGGCGAACCCGACTTCCCGACGCCACAGAACATCATCGACGCCGGCCAGGACGCGATGGACGCCGGCCACACCGGCTACACCACCTCCGCCGGCATCCTCGAACTCCGCGAGGCGATCGCCGACAAACTGGCCGCCGACGGCCTCGACCACGGCCCCGAGAACATCATCGTCACGCCGGGCGCGAAGCAAGCCCTCTACGAGATCGTGCAAGCGCTCATTCAGGAGGGCGACGAGGTCGTGCTCCTCGACCCTGCGTGGGTCTCCTACGAGGCGATGGTCAAGATGGCTGGCGGCGACCTCACCCGCGTCGATCTCTCCGATTCGGCGTTCCAGCTCGAGCCCGCTCTCGACGACCTCGCGGACGCCGTTTCCGACGACACGGAACTGCTGATCGTCAACTCGCCGTCGAACCCGACCGGTGCCGTCTACTCCGACGCGGCGCTCGAGGGCGTCCGCGACCTCGCCGTCGAACACGACATCACCGTGATCTCCGACGAGATCTACAAGGAGATCACCTACGGCGTCGAACCGACGAGTCTCGGCACGCTCGAGGGCATGGCCGATCGCACGATCACGGTCAACGGCTTCTCGAAGGCCTACTCGATGACCGGCTGGCGACTCGGCTACTTCGCCGGTCCCGAGGAGCTGATCGAGCAGGCCGGCAAACTCCACAGCCACTCGGTTTCCTCCGCCGTGAACTTCGTCCAGCACGCCGGCATCGACGCGCTCGAGAACACCGACGAGGCCGTCGCGGAGATGACCGAGGCGTTCGAGGAGCGCCGAGATCTCGTCGTCGACCTGCTCGACGAGCACGACGTCGATGTCGCCGTTCCCGAGGGGGCGTTCTACATGATGCTCCCCGTCGCGGACGACGATCAGGCGTGGTGTGAGGGGGCGATCGAGGACGCCCACGTCGCGACCGTTCCCGGCAGCGCGTTCGGCACGCCCGGCTACGCGCGGATCTCCTACGCCGCGAGCGAAGCGCGGCTCGAGGAAGGGATCGAGCGACTGGCCGAGGAAGGCTACCTGTAA
- a CDS encoding complex I subunit 1/NuoH family protein, which produces MVGGVTAVPLQNDETVLLPERIGDLTGLDGLGVGGELLATFLAAFLIGNLMLAMTGIAGPWAKRKITAAFTDRIAVNRLGPAGLFIIVADAVRLLSKELVIPENADRPAYDLAPIVVASSALLGFAVIPMGSGIQLADPEVGLAYVFAVAGIASLGLVMAGYASANKYSMLGGLRAVAQNIAYEIPLVVTGMSVVIFAGSLQMSTIVDTQAATLVSLGGLDIPAWYALVNPFAFALFLVANFAEVGRNPFDTPEAPTEIVAGYQTEYSSVYFVLIYLGEFLHIFLGGAIIATIFLGGPAGPGPAALGIVWFLIKIWAVFLLTQWLRSAVPRVRIDQLIEIGWKGLLVLSFANLVLTAVIVGLIA; this is translated from the coding sequence ATGGTCGGTGGAGTAACAGCAGTTCCGTTACAAAACGACGAGACCGTCCTGCTTCCCGAGCGAATCGGCGACCTGACGGGATTGGATGGGCTCGGCGTCGGCGGCGAACTGCTCGCGACGTTCCTCGCGGCCTTTCTCATCGGCAACCTGATGTTGGCGATGACCGGTATCGCCGGCCCGTGGGCGAAGCGAAAGATCACCGCCGCGTTCACCGACCGAATCGCGGTCAACCGGCTCGGACCGGCCGGGTTGTTTATCATCGTTGCCGACGCCGTACGACTGCTCTCGAAGGAACTCGTCATTCCCGAGAACGCGGATCGACCGGCCTACGATCTCGCGCCGATCGTCGTCGCGTCGTCGGCGCTCCTCGGGTTCGCCGTTATTCCGATGGGGAGCGGCATCCAGCTCGCCGATCCCGAAGTCGGACTGGCGTACGTCTTTGCGGTCGCCGGTATCGCCAGTCTCGGACTGGTGATGGCCGGCTACGCGTCGGCGAACAAGTACTCGATGCTCGGCGGGCTTCGTGCGGTGGCACAGAACATCGCCTACGAAATCCCGCTGGTCGTCACCGGGATGTCGGTCGTCATCTTCGCCGGCTCCCTGCAGATGAGTACGATCGTCGACACGCAGGCGGCGACCCTCGTTTCGCTCGGCGGACTCGACATTCCGGCGTGGTACGCGCTCGTCAACCCGTTCGCGTTCGCCCTCTTTCTCGTTGCGAACTTCGCGGAGGTCGGCCGGAACCCATTCGACACGCCAGAGGCACCGACCGAGATCGTCGCCGGCTACCAGACCGAGTACTCCTCCGTCTACTTCGTGTTGATCTACCTCGGGGAGTTCCTCCACATCTTCCTCGGCGGGGCGATCATCGCGACGATCTTCCTCGGCGGCCCGGCTGGACCCGGTCCGGCAGCGCTTGGGATCGTCTGGTTCCTCATCAAGATCTGGGCGGTGTTCTTGCTGACCCAGTGGCTCCGTTCGGCGGTGCCGCGCGTCAGAATCGACCAACTGATCGAGATCGGCTGGAAGGGACTGCTCGTCCTCTCCTTTGCGAATCTCGTGCTCACCGCGGTTATTGTGGGGCTGATAGCATGA
- a CDS encoding HNH endonuclease, which produces MDCPTCGKSLATEQGMRQHHTKVHGDPLPNRTCKGCESEFYDPKSRRKFCEECNPNAGKHNGNWSDASETATCTSCGDSFSYYPSNKDGTYCPECVRSADGLLPENPSDPGERVAVTCQYCETGLEVVPSRAIDRRYSVFCTLECYGEWLSENVVGPDHHQWEGGSITYGKRWWRIRRQALERDEYECQHCGVDKDELDRNPDVHHLKPVRSFEQPEKAHSMENVITLCRRCHRRAEAGTIAVLSRDEK; this is translated from the coding sequence ATGGACTGTCCGACGTGCGGGAAATCGCTGGCGACGGAACAGGGGATGCGCCAGCACCACACGAAGGTTCACGGCGATCCCCTGCCGAACCGGACGTGCAAGGGCTGCGAGTCGGAGTTTTACGATCCGAAATCGCGGCGGAAATTCTGCGAAGAGTGTAATCCGAACGCCGGCAAGCACAACGGCAACTGGTCCGATGCGAGTGAAACGGCAACGTGTACGAGCTGTGGCGACTCCTTCTCGTACTATCCCTCGAACAAGGACGGAACGTACTGTCCAGAGTGCGTTAGGTCGGCTGACGGTCTCTTGCCTGAGAATCCGTCAGATCCGGGCGAGCGAGTGGCTGTAACCTGCCAGTACTGCGAAACGGGACTCGAAGTCGTGCCGTCTCGAGCGATTGATCGCCGCTACAGCGTTTTCTGCACGCTCGAATGCTACGGCGAATGGCTTTCGGAGAACGTCGTCGGCCCCGACCATCATCAGTGGGAGGGTGGCTCGATCACGTATGGAAAACGATGGTGGCGGATTCGACGGCAGGCGCTCGAGCGTGATGAGTACGAGTGTCAACACTGCGGTGTGGACAAAGATGAACTCGACCGGAATCCGGACGTGCACCACTTGAAGCCCGTTCGGTCGTTCGAACAGCCCGAGAAAGCACACTCGATGGAAAACGTCATCACACTCTGCCGGCGCTGCCATCGACGTGCTGAAGCGGGAACAATAGCCGTTTTGTCTCGAGACGAAAAGTAA
- a CDS encoding NuoI/complex I 23 kDa subunit family protein, which translates to MIGLLKSMATTMKHALDGSTFTVEYPETAPDVSPRFRGVHKFSQERCIWCRQCENVCPNDTIQIVMDDQRNGEQYNLHIGQCIYCRLCEEVCPVDAILLTQNFEFTGDTKHDLVYNKEQLKAVPWYKDIDPLESREPDRGAWIGEGDGEVDYQ; encoded by the coding sequence ATGATCGGACTACTCAAATCCATGGCTACGACGATGAAACACGCACTGGATGGCTCGACGTTCACCGTCGAGTATCCGGAGACCGCACCGGACGTCTCGCCGCGGTTCAGGGGCGTCCACAAGTTCAGCCAGGAGCGCTGTATCTGGTGTCGACAGTGCGAGAACGTCTGTCCGAACGACACCATCCAGATCGTGATGGACGACCAGCGCAACGGCGAACAGTACAACCTCCACATCGGACAGTGCATTTACTGCCGGCTCTGCGAGGAGGTCTGTCCCGTCGACGCCATCTTGCTCACCCAGAACTTCGAGTTCACGGGTGACACCAAACACGATCTGGTCTACAACAAAGAGCAACTGAAGGCCGTCCCGTGGTACAAGGATATCGACCCGCTCGAGTCGCGCGAACCCGACCGTGGTGCGTGGATCGGCGAGGGTGACGGGGAGGTTGATTACCAGTAA
- a CDS encoding AIR carboxylase family protein produces the protein MSDSVSDLIDRLHREAEQDRPTEETPDVGIVMGSDSDLEVMLTGGKRGGAYDAFIDELGFGEQTDYENAPDERFTFETYVTSAHRTPDLMTAYAETAEERGLEVIIAGAGGKSADLPNMTASIAYPLPVIGVPVQEKSVDSVIGMPTGAPLVAVDAGKSFNAALSAAQILARQHESVRDRLVAYHDGLRESVGTVSRELHDRGTESFSNE, from the coding sequence ATGAGCGACAGCGTTTCCGACCTGATCGACCGGCTACACCGGGAGGCCGAACAGGACCGTCCGACCGAAGAGACGCCCGACGTGGGCATCGTCATGGGGAGCGACTCCGACCTCGAGGTCATGTTGACCGGCGGGAAGCGGGGCGGGGCCTACGACGCCTTCATCGACGAACTCGGCTTCGGCGAACAGACGGACTACGAGAACGCGCCCGACGAGCGGTTCACGTTCGAGACGTACGTCACCTCCGCCCACCGCACGCCCGACTTAATGACGGCTTACGCCGAGACGGCCGAGGAGCGGGGGCTCGAGGTTATCATCGCCGGTGCCGGCGGCAAGTCGGCGGACCTGCCGAATATGACCGCCTCGATCGCCTATCCGCTACCGGTGATCGGCGTCCCGGTTCAGGAGAAGTCCGTCGACAGCGTTATCGGAATGCCCACCGGCGCGCCGCTCGTCGCGGTCGACGCCGGAAAATCGTTCAACGCCGCGCTCTCTGCGGCCCAGATCCTCGCCCGCCAACACGAATCGGTCCGCGACCGGCTCGTCGCCTATCACGACGGCCTCCGCGAGAGCGTCGGCACCGTCTCTCGAGAGCTTCACGACCGCGGGACAGAATCGTTTTCGAACGAGTAA